From one Sulfurimonas sp. HSL-3221 genomic stretch:
- a CDS encoding (Fe-S)-binding protein, giving the protein MTKRYTEEIFNFTATSDACIKCGKCIPVCTIHNVNADEVTSPRGFIDLLGAYERGQLELDKTAKDIFESCFLCTNCTDVCPKSLPTDMVIEQVRADIADKFGIAWFKKAFFFLLRHRRLMDFFMKSGYAFQTCGFKIKEQTSSMQPRFSLPLIKKERLLPSMGKKSFLNSYPEMTDNGGKRKVAIFIGCLANYNYTGIGKSLMEILEVLEIDAFIPKKQLCCGAPAYFTGDFATVDHNAKKNIEYFESFIDEVEAIIIPEATCSAMIKIDYEHFFHDQPEWKARAQKLKHKVFMATEWLEQKTHLSELLASRGRRDLTVTYHDPCHARKMQGVYQEPRKLIGQSYAIKEMSDPNACCGFGGVTMQTEKYHFAEAAGKPKAAMIKASGAQVVSAECSACRMQINNSLHQAEAETVFKNPIELIAEALAPNPS; this is encoded by the coding sequence ATGACTAAACGGTATACGGAAGAGATTTTCAATTTTACGGCCACCTCTGATGCGTGCATCAAGTGCGGGAAGTGTATCCCCGTCTGTACGATCCACAACGTCAACGCGGACGAGGTCACGAGCCCCCGCGGTTTCATCGACCTGCTCGGCGCCTACGAGCGCGGCCAGCTGGAGCTGGACAAGACGGCCAAGGATATCTTCGAGAGTTGCTTCCTCTGTACCAACTGTACCGACGTCTGTCCCAAATCCCTGCCCACCGATATGGTCATCGAGCAGGTGCGCGCCGACATCGCCGACAAGTTCGGCATCGCCTGGTTCAAGAAGGCCTTCTTCTTCCTGTTGCGCCACCGCCGCCTGATGGATTTCTTCATGAAGTCCGGGTACGCTTTCCAGACCTGCGGGTTCAAGATCAAAGAACAGACCTCCTCCATGCAGCCGCGCTTCTCCCTGCCTCTCATCAAGAAAGAACGCCTGCTGCCCTCCATGGGCAAAAAGTCTTTCCTGAACTCCTACCCTGAGATGACGGACAATGGCGGCAAGCGCAAAGTCGCCATCTTCATCGGCTGTCTGGCCAACTACAACTACACCGGCATCGGCAAATCGCTGATGGAGATCCTCGAAGTGCTGGAGATCGACGCGTTCATCCCCAAAAAACAGCTCTGTTGTGGGGCGCCCGCCTATTTCACGGGGGATTTCGCGACCGTCGACCACAATGCGAAGAAGAACATCGAGTACTTCGAGAGCTTCATCGACGAGGTCGAGGCGATCATCATCCCCGAAGCGACCTGTTCGGCGATGATCAAGATCGACTACGAGCACTTCTTCCACGACCAGCCTGAGTGGAAAGCGAGGGCACAGAAGCTCAAACACAAGGTCTTTATGGCGACGGAGTGGCTGGAGCAGAAGACGCACCTCTCCGAACTGCTCGCTTCCAGGGGACGGCGCGATCTCACCGTCACCTACCACGACCCCTGCCATGCCCGCAAAATGCAGGGGGTTTACCAGGAGCCGCGCAAACTGATCGGCCAGAGCTACGCCATCAAAGAGATGAGCGACCCGAACGCCTGCTGCGGTTTCGGCGGGGTGACGATGCAGACGGAGAAGTACCACTTCGCCGAAGCGGCGGGCAAGCCAAAAGCGGCGATGATCAAAGCCAGCGGCGCCCAGGTCGTCTCCGCGGAGTGCTCGGCCTGCCGGATGCAGATCAACAACTCCCTGCACCAGGCCGAGGCGGAAACGGTCTTTAAAAACCCCATCGAACTCATTGCGGAAGCCCTGGCGCCGAACCCTTCCTGA
- a CDS encoding response regulator, whose product MRVLIIENEIYLAQSIASKLGELGYQCDISSSIQDAFKGVAYDVVLLSTNISGQDIYPVIEAFRDAVVILMVSYISNDTVTKPLAAGAKDYILKPFMIEELIRKIEHFQEFNRLKLANETYKRYLDQHFKGVKITQDLDNVTPPVFIASNFQKYADRFAFDYAKTNGRELVYISLENGNAFNDISKAPAAALLYITDFQSLKKADRKPFLELINTRNVIVSSTDSVDLEGVQVIEIKSDSTVFEQGDILPIEDYVKYIVLNYQHKFPDTELSKKLGISRKSLWEKRKKYGIIKKK is encoded by the coding sequence ATGAGAGTATTGATTATTGAGAATGAGATCTATTTGGCACAGAGTATCGCCAGCAAACTGGGAGAACTGGGCTATCAATGCGATATCAGCAGTTCCATACAGGACGCTTTCAAAGGGGTCGCCTACGACGTCGTGCTGCTCTCGACCAATATCAGCGGCCAGGACATCTACCCCGTCATCGAGGCGTTCCGCGACGCCGTCGTCATTCTGATGGTATCATATATCAGCAACGACACCGTCACCAAGCCTCTGGCCGCCGGGGCGAAAGACTATATCCTCAAGCCCTTCATGATCGAGGAGCTGATCCGCAAAATCGAGCATTTCCAGGAGTTCAACCGCCTCAAACTGGCTAACGAGACCTATAAGCGCTACCTCGACCAGCACTTCAAAGGCGTCAAGATCACCCAGGACCTCGACAACGTCACTCCGCCGGTCTTCATCGCCTCGAACTTCCAGAAATACGCCGACCGTTTCGCCTTCGATTACGCAAAAACCAACGGCCGGGAGCTGGTCTACATCAGTCTGGAGAACGGCAACGCCTTTAACGACATCTCCAAAGCCCCCGCCGCAGCACTGCTCTATATCACCGACTTCCAGTCGCTGAAAAAAGCCGACCGCAAACCCTTCCTCGAACTTATCAACACGCGCAACGTCATCGTCTCCAGCACCGACTCCGTCGATCTCGAAGGCGTACAGGTGATTGAGATAAAAAGTGACAGCACCGTCTTCGAACAGGGCGATATCCTCCCGATCGAGGACTATGTTAAATATATCGTGTTAAATTATCAGCATAAATTCCCCGATACGGAACTCTCCAAGAAACTGGGAATCTCGCGTAAAAGCCTCTGGGAGAAGCGTAAAAAGTATGGCATCATCAAGAAAAAATAA
- a CDS encoding phosphatidylglycerophosphatase A family protein: MKLNWMFLTVGYSGLSPKAPGTVGTLVSLPVGMAILLFLGPQTLFLATILITLIAVKTIDAHERAGNPHDDQRIVIDELAGMWLALAIAPGMMIAPEALGTWENGFVIQSLLGFAFFRLYDIKKPSMIGRIDREAKGGIGVMGDDLLAGVLAGISTALVWQLVLKAVAAFAA; encoded by the coding sequence TTGAAACTCAACTGGATGTTTCTGACCGTCGGCTACAGCGGTCTCTCCCCCAAAGCCCCCGGCACAGTAGGCACCCTGGTCTCTTTGCCTGTAGGCATGGCTATTCTGCTCTTCCTAGGCCCGCAGACCCTCTTCCTGGCGACGATCCTCATCACGTTGATCGCCGTCAAAACCATCGATGCCCATGAACGTGCAGGCAACCCCCATGACGACCAGCGCATCGTCATCGACGAACTGGCGGGAATGTGGCTGGCCCTCGCTATTGCGCCGGGGATGATGATCGCCCCCGAAGCCCTCGGTACATGGGAGAACGGCTTTGTCATCCAGAGCCTGCTCGGCTTCGCATTTTTCCGACTGTATGATATCAAGAAACCGTCGATGATCGGCCGTATCGACCGTGAGGCAAAAGGGGGAATCGGGGTCATGGGCGACGACCTGCTCGCCGGCGTGCTCGCGGGGATCTCCACGGCGCTCGTCTGGCAGCTCGTCCTCAAAGCGGTAGCGGCGTTCGCCGCCTAG
- a CDS encoding tetratricopeptide repeat protein, giving the protein MKRFWIIAALVGALSVQLAAKTDDVDYVELGAMMLRDGHVERANDALNMVDLNDTELDLPRYYMLKGLVETKKSFYKEANVHFYKSIELNEDTNASKPLYLYIAQNSFKLKEYKGCIAALDKVPDLMAQNPKLFGLKAECFWREGDKDAALAVLRDVNSRFPAYWDAYKQRFYYLVSLGLFQAALDDAQVYLKNAKANETILINFINALRQSGQTEKAIELGEEANLRYPSSAKVTVMLAHLYIDKEMIGAAAELFNEASIEDGKYTNESAEMYRRARDYVMALLKNTQMLDTKEKYKQRIAIFLEYGDYERIIVTRKAMARSGLMEEEGMRYALAYAYYMEGEFEQTEALLETLSQPELFAKAVELRKKMEKCKNNIWECQQ; this is encoded by the coding sequence ATGAAACGTTTTTGGATTATAGCGGCATTGGTCGGGGCTCTCTCCGTCCAGCTGGCGGCAAAAACCGATGATGTCGACTATGTCGAACTGGGCGCGATGATGCTGCGCGACGGTCACGTCGAGCGTGCCAACGATGCGCTGAACATGGTCGATCTCAACGACACAGAGCTCGACCTGCCGCGCTATTACATGCTCAAGGGGCTGGTAGAGACGAAAAAGAGCTTTTACAAAGAGGCCAACGTCCACTTTTACAAGTCTATCGAACTGAACGAGGATACGAACGCGTCCAAACCGCTCTACCTCTACATCGCCCAGAACAGCTTCAAGCTGAAAGAGTACAAAGGGTGTATCGCGGCGCTGGACAAGGTCCCCGACCTTATGGCGCAGAACCCGAAACTCTTCGGCCTCAAGGCGGAGTGTTTCTGGCGCGAAGGCGACAAGGACGCGGCGCTGGCGGTCCTGCGGGATGTGAACAGTCGTTTCCCGGCGTATTGGGACGCCTACAAACAGCGCTTCTACTACCTCGTCTCCCTGGGGCTTTTCCAGGCGGCGCTTGATGATGCGCAGGTCTACTTGAAAAACGCGAAGGCGAACGAGACGATCCTGATCAACTTCATCAACGCCCTGCGCCAGAGCGGCCAGACGGAGAAGGCGATCGAACTGGGCGAGGAGGCGAACCTGCGCTACCCGAGCAGCGCCAAAGTGACGGTGATGCTGGCGCACCTTTACATCGACAAAGAGATGATCGGTGCCGCGGCGGAGCTCTTTAACGAGGCCTCCATCGAGGACGGGAAGTACACCAACGAGTCGGCGGAGATGTACCGCCGCGCCCGCGACTACGTGATGGCGCTGCTCAAGAACACGCAGATGCTCGACACGAAAGAGAAGTACAAGCAGCGCATCGCGATCTTCCTGGAGTACGGGGACTATGAACGTATCATCGTCACCCGCAAGGCGATGGCGCGCAGCGGCCTGATGGAAGAGGAGGGCATGCGTTACGCATTGGCGTACGCCTACTACATGGAGGGGGAGTTCGAGCAGACGGAAGCGCTGCTCGAGACGCTCTCTCAGCCTGAGCTCTTCGCCAAGGCCGTCGAACTGCGCAAGAAGATGGAAAAATGCAAAAATAATATATGGGAGTGCCAGCAATGA
- a CDS encoding sulfate adenylyltransferase, whose product MASSRKNNALFLDQEALSALSILKAGMLSPVTELMNEAQMKEVLSTGRFNDTTFPFPFILAPAGSTNEKILASAKPDETLDLIVDGERSGTLVVGDVFEIDPNERVRHIYGTDNPSHPGVSSTLKRLGRLAVSGALSLENDPVAPILQNIEEAKQRIGAKHTTAIMMAANPLHRAHERLIRQTLDSTDLVVIFLLKPYNQADLSYEIREQALTYFVENYLPRNRVVIIPLEYSYIFAGYNEVIIDAIVAKNFGCDRLMIGQNHAGVGMYYDHNSNQSVKDRMHGIDIEVAIAREYVYCNECKTLVSTQTCPHGNHHHISYHADSILELVKTGLMPPAVLMRKEISAILLCRLFPGRIKNIEKLYYDIMPVNGLLEEHTDRDFYIKLMELYQTTSLT is encoded by the coding sequence ATGGCATCATCAAGAAAAAATAACGCCCTCTTTCTCGACCAGGAAGCCCTGTCCGCCCTCAGCATCCTGAAAGCGGGCATGCTTTCGCCGGTCACGGAACTGATGAACGAAGCGCAGATGAAAGAGGTCCTCTCAACGGGCCGTTTCAATGACACGACCTTCCCCTTCCCTTTCATTCTCGCCCCCGCCGGCAGTACGAACGAAAAAATCCTTGCAAGCGCCAAGCCCGATGAGACACTGGACCTGATCGTCGACGGTGAACGCTCCGGGACGCTGGTGGTTGGGGATGTCTTCGAAATCGACCCCAATGAGCGCGTCCGCCATATCTACGGGACGGACAATCCCTCGCATCCGGGCGTCAGTTCTACCCTGAAGCGGCTGGGCAGACTGGCCGTCAGCGGAGCGCTGTCTCTGGAAAACGACCCGGTCGCGCCGATCCTGCAGAACATCGAAGAGGCCAAACAACGTATCGGCGCCAAGCATACAACGGCCATCATGATGGCGGCCAATCCCCTGCACCGTGCCCATGAGCGTCTTATCCGGCAGACACTGGACAGTACCGACCTCGTCGTCATCTTCCTACTCAAACCCTACAACCAGGCTGACCTCAGTTATGAGATCCGGGAGCAGGCGCTCACCTACTTCGTCGAGAACTATCTCCCCCGGAACCGCGTCGTCATCATCCCGCTGGAGTACAGCTACATCTTCGCCGGCTATAACGAGGTGATCATCGACGCCATCGTCGCCAAGAATTTCGGCTGCGACCGCCTGATGATCGGCCAGAACCACGCCGGGGTCGGCATGTACTACGACCACAACAGCAACCAGTCCGTCAAAGACCGCATGCACGGTATCGACATCGAGGTCGCCATCGCCCGCGAATACGTCTACTGCAACGAGTGCAAGACGCTGGTCAGTACCCAGACCTGCCCGCACGGCAACCACCACCACATCTCCTATCACGCCGACTCCATTCTGGAGCTCGTCAAGACGGGCCTCATGCCGCCGGCGGTGCTGATGCGCAAGGAGATCTCCGCGATCCTGCTCTGCCGCCTCTTCCCGGGCCGCATCAAGAATATCGAGAAGCTCTACTACGACATCATGCCGGTCAACGGTCTGCTCGAAGAGCACACCGACCGCGACTTCTACATCAAACTGATGGAACTCTACCAGACGACGTCGCTGACCTAA
- a CDS encoding carboxypeptidase-like regulatory domain-containing protein, protein MTRILFLVSLLTMSLFAAGGELALYVLKDGKPLPTQEVLIMNLSAAEAAAAKPETMTFTTDAQGYLGTTLPEGNYQLQLLATENGAPQAFVKKNFVIASDKQTQIILSLKSDKTLQFADVEAPEGNVTQSDAKQDVVKVNGTVALTLLSSEDEKPVVGARVFVPGIKINAVSDAQGHVVIDLPEGNRTLSIIHTSFSSQNVKVTVLPKEMVSRTVELSPAAMELEEFIVLAPHIEGSVAAAITEERNSDAVGNVLGSEQFSKSGDSSVAAALKRVSGITIVGGKYVYVRGLGDRYSTVMLNDLHVPSPEPTKRVVPLDIFPTSVVESITIQKSYTGDLPASFGGGTVLIKSKDIPAGDEGYASIAVEAIMNSNTGNKATTNGDNSVPLPSSALSGGNNVGGWAVTQDVLHSRSLNRESTTLPPGGKLEVAAGKSYAFNDDLSVGASGTVYYKNTSDNDKTEYNKFFYDINTGSIYHDNHTTADVTTFKEELSGMVNLGVNYLENQKFKYTFFATMQTSDKTTLSSVDYTGSSEDREKTYYEYVETGLTMHQISGSNELRFGSGTDGYFDNLKIDWAYETAEAYRDEPGTVEYNYLHQTSGLNWDRKNWYYYFILNDTVDNVRGDFTLPFEFNGNENYTKAGVFVYSKERDFDSRRFKMLSSNFSDMPEDMDTIYQKYANDLDFSASYRLTDSYRATQDVTAFYLKQLLSVTHDFDIVASVRQEDSSQQLFDAAASYAPLETSDLFPSLGATYRFDNDAMQLRFAYAKSISRPDFREFSNSRYKDPVTENIVFGNPGLNATYIDHYDLKYEWYMEADEMFSMALFAKMFDNPIEKVIKRDDSQDNTFLETYINADSATSYGVEVDLRKRFGFVSDSLSNLLFATNVALIQSEIKLPKTDATDPFYSYINTLTSKKRAMQGQSPYVVNLTFGYDNADTGDSALFLFNQIGERIVSLGTEKNKDVYEQPFAKLDFVTQWKLNNYFFKDSDLIYSVKFKAKNLLDSKLEYKQGNLKTASTTPGQEFSLQFKIAY, encoded by the coding sequence ATGACGCGTATACTTTTTCTGGTTTCACTGCTGACAATGAGCCTCTTCGCCGCAGGCGGCGAACTGGCGCTTTACGTGCTGAAAGACGGCAAACCGCTGCCGACGCAGGAGGTCTTGATCATGAACCTTTCCGCGGCAGAAGCGGCAGCGGCCAAGCCTGAAACGATGACGTTTACGACGGATGCCCAGGGGTATCTGGGAACGACCCTCCCGGAGGGGAACTACCAGCTGCAGCTTCTGGCAACGGAGAACGGCGCGCCGCAGGCCTTCGTCAAGAAGAATTTTGTCATCGCCTCCGACAAACAGACCCAGATCATTCTGTCGCTGAAATCGGACAAAACGCTGCAGTTTGCGGATGTCGAAGCGCCGGAAGGGAATGTGACGCAGAGCGATGCGAAGCAGGACGTGGTCAAGGTCAACGGGACCGTGGCACTGACGCTGCTCTCATCCGAAGATGAGAAACCGGTCGTAGGCGCCCGCGTCTTCGTACCGGGGATCAAAATCAATGCCGTCTCCGATGCACAGGGCCATGTCGTCATCGACCTGCCGGAGGGGAACCGGACACTCTCCATCATCCACACGAGCTTCTCCTCCCAGAACGTCAAGGTGACGGTACTGCCCAAAGAGATGGTCAGCCGCACGGTCGAGCTGAGTCCCGCGGCGATGGAGCTGGAAGAGTTCATCGTCCTGGCGCCGCATATCGAAGGTTCGGTCGCCGCCGCGATCACCGAAGAGCGCAACAGCGACGCGGTCGGGAACGTCCTGGGCTCCGAACAGTTTTCCAAAAGCGGTGACAGCAGTGTCGCCGCAGCCCTGAAACGTGTCAGCGGTATCACGATCGTCGGCGGGAAATATGTCTATGTCCGCGGACTCGGGGACCGCTACTCGACGGTCATGCTCAATGATCTGCACGTGCCGTCGCCGGAACCGACGAAGCGGGTCGTCCCGCTTGATATCTTCCCGACCTCCGTCGTCGAGAGCATCACGATCCAGAAGTCCTATACCGGGGATCTGCCGGCCTCTTTCGGCGGCGGTACGGTCCTGATCAAGAGCAAGGATATCCCGGCGGGCGACGAAGGGTACGCCTCTATCGCCGTCGAAGCGATCATGAACAGCAATACGGGCAACAAGGCGACGACCAACGGCGACAACAGCGTTCCGCTCCCCTCCAGCGCGCTGAGCGGCGGAAACAACGTCGGTGGCTGGGCCGTGACGCAGGATGTGCTGCACAGCCGTTCGCTGAACCGTGAATCGACGACACTGCCGCCGGGCGGCAAGCTTGAAGTCGCGGCCGGGAAGAGCTATGCCTTCAACGACGACCTCTCCGTCGGTGCCTCCGGGACGGTCTATTACAAGAATACGTCCGATAACGACAAGACCGAGTACAACAAGTTCTTCTACGATATCAATACGGGTTCGATCTACCACGACAACCATACGACGGCGGATGTGACGACCTTCAAAGAAGAGCTCTCAGGGATGGTCAATCTCGGCGTGAACTACCTGGAGAACCAGAAGTTCAAGTACACCTTTTTTGCGACGATGCAGACCAGCGACAAAACGACGCTCTCCTCCGTCGATTACACCGGAAGCAGCGAGGACCGCGAAAAGACCTACTACGAGTATGTCGAGACGGGCCTGACGATGCACCAGATCAGCGGCAGCAACGAACTGCGGTTCGGCAGCGGCACGGACGGCTATTTTGACAACCTCAAAATCGACTGGGCCTACGAGACGGCGGAAGCGTACCGCGACGAGCCGGGGACGGTGGAGTACAACTATCTGCACCAGACCTCCGGGCTCAACTGGGACCGCAAAAACTGGTACTACTACTTTATCCTCAACGATACGGTCGACAATGTCCGCGGCGACTTCACGCTGCCGTTCGAGTTTAACGGGAACGAGAACTATACGAAGGCGGGGGTGTTCGTCTATTCGAAAGAGCGCGACTTCGACAGCCGCCGCTTCAAGATGCTCAGCTCCAACTTCAGCGATATGCCCGAAGATATGGACACGATCTACCAGAAGTACGCCAACGACCTGGATTTCTCCGCCTCCTACCGCCTGACGGACTCCTACCGGGCGACCCAGGACGTGACGGCCTTCTACCTGAAGCAGCTGCTCTCTGTCACGCACGACTTCGACATCGTCGCCTCGGTCCGCCAGGAGGATTCGTCGCAGCAGCTCTTTGACGCGGCGGCAAGCTACGCGCCGCTGGAGACCTCGGACCTTTTCCCGAGCCTGGGGGCAACCTACCGTTTCGACAACGACGCGATGCAGCTGCGCTTTGCCTACGCCAAGAGCATCAGCCGTCCGGACTTCCGGGAGTTCAGTAACAGCCGTTACAAGGACCCGGTGACGGAGAACATCGTCTTCGGTAACCCGGGCCTGAACGCGACCTATATCGACCACTACGACCTCAAGTACGAGTGGTATATGGAAGCGGACGAGATGTTCTCGATGGCGCTCTTTGCGAAGATGTTCGACAACCCGATCGAAAAGGTCATCAAGCGCGATGACTCCCAGGACAATACCTTCCTGGAGACGTACATCAACGCCGACTCGGCGACGAGTTACGGCGTCGAGGTCGACCTGCGCAAACGGTTCGGTTTCGTCAGCGATTCGCTGAGCAACCTGCTTTTCGCGACGAACGTGGCGCTGATCCAATCAGAGATCAAGCTCCCCAAAACCGATGCGACCGATCCGTTTTACAGTTACATCAATACGCTGACCTCCAAGAAGCGTGCGATGCAGGGGCAGTCGCCCTATGTCGTGAACCTGACATTCGGTTACGATAACGCGGATACCGGCGACAGTGCGCTTTTCCTGTTCAACCAGATCGGTGAGCGCATCGTCTCGCTGGGGACGGAAAAGAACAAAGACGTCTACGAGCAGCCTTTTGCGAAGCTCGATTTCGTCACCCAGTGGAAACTGAACAACTACTTCTTCAAAGACAGCGACTTGATCTATTCGGTCAAGTTCAAGGCCAAAAACCTGCTCGACAGTAAGCTGGAGTACAAGCAGGGGAATCTTAAGACCGCCTCTACGACGCCGGGGCAGGAGTTCAGCCTCCAGTTCAAGATCGCCTACTAA
- the hemN gene encoding oxygen-independent coproporphyrinogen III oxidase, whose amino-acid sequence MLDFAKFTKYSRPGPRYTSYPTALEFSTDFAYETYLEKLKGQDKNRPLSLYFHLPFCRNACYFCGCNVVFTSKEDKKIRYIDYLKREMDILSQHLDTSREVIQLHFGGGTPTFFSAEQLDEIISAIKSHFPNFAADAEVSCEIDPRHIDEAQMKVMSDAGFNRVSFGIQDFNEKVQEAVHRVQPYDITKKAMDLARKYNMVSVNVDLIYGLPHQTLATFMETLKLAVTLNPDRFAVFNYAHVPWLKKTMRKIDETTLPRPDEKLSIMQQTIDFMENNGYRMIGMDHFAKPEDELFKAIEKGELHRNFQGYTTKGGADLVGVGLTSIGEGVDYYAQNFKDMPSYEAAIDAGQLPFERGVTHSADDLIRQHVIMELMSNFKLDINRFETKFGVKFDEYFADALDELQPMVHEELLEIAPEKIECSPTGTLLIRNIAMAFDAYMKKHAGSKKTFSKTV is encoded by the coding sequence ATGCTTGATTTCGCAAAATTCACCAAATATTCCAGACCGGGACCGCGCTACACGAGTTACCCGACAGCCCTGGAGTTCAGTACCGATTTCGCATACGAGACCTACCTCGAAAAGCTGAAGGGGCAGGACAAAAACCGCCCCCTTTCGCTTTATTTCCATCTGCCTTTCTGCCGTAACGCCTGCTACTTCTGCGGCTGCAACGTCGTCTTTACCTCCAAGGAGGATAAAAAGATCCGTTACATCGACTACCTGAAGCGCGAGATGGATATTCTCTCCCAGCACCTCGATACATCACGGGAGGTGATCCAGCTGCACTTCGGCGGAGGGACGCCGACCTTCTTCAGCGCCGAACAGCTCGATGAGATCATCTCCGCCATCAAGAGCCACTTCCCCAATTTCGCCGCCGACGCGGAGGTGAGCTGCGAGATCGACCCGCGCCACATCGACGAGGCGCAGATGAAGGTGATGAGCGATGCCGGGTTCAACCGGGTAAGCTTCGGTATCCAGGACTTCAACGAGAAAGTGCAAGAAGCGGTACACCGGGTCCAGCCCTACGACATCACGAAAAAGGCGATGGACCTGGCGCGTAAATACAATATGGTCAGCGTCAACGTCGACCTTATTTACGGTCTGCCGCACCAGACGCTGGCGACCTTCATGGAGACGCTGAAGCTCGCCGTGACGCTGAACCCCGACCGTTTCGCCGTCTTCAACTACGCTCACGTGCCGTGGCTGAAAAAGACGATGCGCAAGATCGACGAGACGACCCTGCCCCGGCCGGACGAAAAGCTCTCCATCATGCAGCAGACGATTGATTTTATGGAGAACAACGGCTACCGGATGATCGGGATGGACCACTTTGCCAAGCCCGAGGACGAGCTCTTCAAGGCGATAGAGAAGGGGGAGCTGCACCGCAACTTCCAGGGCTATACGACCAAAGGCGGGGCGGACCTCGTCGGCGTCGGTCTCACCTCCATCGGCGAGGGCGTGGACTACTACGCACAGAACTTCAAAGATATGCCCTCTTACGAAGCGGCGATCGACGCGGGGCAGCTGCCCTTCGAGCGCGGTGTCACCCACAGCGCCGATGACCTGATCCGCCAGCACGTCATCATGGAGCTGATGAGCAACTTCAAGCTCGACATCAACCGCTTCGAGACGAAGTTCGGCGTGAAGTTCGACGAGTACTTCGCCGATGCCCTTGATGAGCTGCAGCCGATGGTCCACGAAGAGCTGCTCGAGATCGCGCCGGAGAAGATCGAGTGCTCCCCGACGGGCACGCTGCTCATCCGCAACATCGCGATGGCCTTCGATGCCTACATGAAAAAACATGCCGGCAGCAAGAAGACTTTTTCGAAAACTGTCTGA
- a CDS encoding energy transducer TonB, which produces MRNASPLKKHALALLWSVFGLFFVFIVVIEMNNEGWTEPPKKKMASAQFDMQQVAKPKPKPKPKPKPKPKKVKPKRSAPTPNLSSQLSGLDTGLEAFQADDLLSDDALLGDVGNDMVMTDDTVDQAPQPSRRTPIEYPKKARKMGVTGYVLMNLLIDKQGRVEKVKVLESDPADTFDDVAVAAVKTWEFKPAQYQGQPVKVWAKQKIRFDLN; this is translated from the coding sequence GTGCGCAACGCTTCCCCGCTGAAAAAACATGCGCTGGCCCTCCTGTGGAGTGTCTTCGGCCTCTTTTTCGTCTTTATCGTCGTGATCGAGATGAACAACGAGGGGTGGACGGAGCCGCCGAAGAAGAAGATGGCTTCGGCGCAGTTCGATATGCAGCAGGTTGCCAAGCCCAAACCGAAGCCCAAGCCTAAACCGAAGCCGAAGCCGAAAAAGGTGAAGCCGAAGCGCAGCGCGCCGACGCCGAATCTCAGTTCGCAGCTCTCGGGCCTCGACACGGGCCTGGAAGCTTTCCAGGCCGATGATCTGCTCAGCGACGATGCGCTGCTGGGCGACGTCGGCAACGATATGGTCATGACCGACGATACGGTCGACCAGGCGCCGCAGCCCTCCCGCCGCACGCCGATCGAGTATCCGAAGAAGGCGCGCAAAATGGGCGTCACGGGGTATGTCCTGATGAACCTGCTTATCGACAAGCAGGGGCGTGTCGAAAAGGTCAAAGTGCTTGAGAGCGATCCGGCCGACACCTTTGACGATGTCGCCGTTGCGGCCGTCAAAACCTGGGAATTCAAGCCGGCGCAGTACCAGGGTCAGCCGGTCAAAGTATGGGCGAAGCAGAAGATCCGCTTCGACCTCAATTAA
- a CDS encoding ExbD/TolR family protein, producing the protein MRFRQKKELDQAVDISPLIDMVFILLIFFMVSTTFVKDMKLDLERPGASSATRASSKVIKVYLDNQAQAYIDNQPIKVWALQSKLRDMLRTSTEKSVLVVTDDTIAVEKLIEVVDQCRLSGAKDVAVATNKEVG; encoded by the coding sequence ATGCGTTTTAGACAGAAAAAAGAGCTGGATCAGGCCGTCGATATTTCGCCGCTGATCGACATGGTATTTATTCTGCTGATCTTTTTCATGGTCAGTACGACCTTTGTCAAAGACATGAAGCTCGACCTTGAACGTCCGGGAGCCTCTTCGGCGACGCGGGCATCGAGCAAGGTGATCAAGGTCTACCTCGACAACCAGGCGCAGGCCTACATCGACAACCAGCCCATCAAGGTCTGGGCGTTGCAGAGCAAACTGCGCGACATGCTGCGCACCTCGACGGAGAAGTCCGTCCTGGTCGTGACCGATGACACGATCGCGGTGGAGAAACTGATCGAAGTCGTCGACCAGTGCCGCCTCTCCGGCGCGAAGGATGTTGCGGTCGCCACGAACAAAGAGGTCGGATAA